In the Streptomyces sp. f51 genome, one interval contains:
- a CDS encoding MarR family transcriptional regulator, with translation MTTPDADGLLAEQLLRLTRRVHRIQKRHLEQRELGITPAQSRLLRTLAHYASPPRMADLAERLEVVPRAVTTLVDGLEASGKVRRVPDPTNRRVIRIEVTDDGRTALRELRAVRRSAADEILAPLTDEQREVLGGLLDTLVDGMPRVEHRC, from the coding sequence ATGACCACCCCCGATGCCGACGGCCTGCTCGCCGAGCAGCTGCTGCGTCTGACACGCCGCGTGCACCGCATCCAGAAGCGCCATCTGGAGCAGCGCGAGCTGGGCATCACCCCCGCTCAGTCCCGGCTGCTGCGCACCCTCGCGCACTACGCCTCACCCCCTCGTATGGCCGATCTCGCGGAGCGTCTCGAAGTCGTGCCGCGTGCGGTGACCACGCTGGTCGACGGCCTGGAGGCGAGCGGCAAGGTGCGCCGGGTGCCGGATCCCACCAACCGCCGTGTGATCCGGATCGAGGTCACGGACGACGGACGCACGGCGCTCCGGGAGCTGCGCGCCGTGCGCCGGAGCGCCGCTGACGAGATCCTGGCTCCATTGACGGACGAGCAACGCGAGGTGCTCGGCGGGCTGCTGGACACCTTGGTCGACGGCATGCCGAGGGTGGAACACCGCTGCTGA
- a CDS encoding FAD-binding and (Fe-S)-binding domain-containing protein: MPLLEPDPDRLRPDAQPGGPAADRVPEDRAGGTPEPLRGELTALLGADNVLTGISDLVRYASDASPYRFVPRVVVVPEDIDDVSAVLSYAHGRNRDVVFRAAGTSLNGQAQGEDILVDVRRHWTGVEVLDGGARVRIAPGTTVARVNAALVRHGRVLGPDPASAIACTVGGVVANNASGMTAGTTRNAYVTLASLTFVLPSGTVVDTAEPDADERLERAEPALCAGLLALKAEIEADAGLVDRIRAKYAIKNTNGYRLDAFLDGSTPVEILRGLMVGSQGTFGFISEVVFDTLPLDRRVSAALLFFASLPAAAAAVPPLTAAGASAVELMDGNTLRASVAVEGVPGDWADLPGPTAALLVEFRAPDEAAQEAYEERARAVLDGLPLVAPVPSVTNSLTRDRRTVAGYWNAPKAFVTAVGGARPSGTTLITEDFAVPPGRLAEACEALLDLQGRHGFDAAVAGHAAHGNLHFLLAFDASEPADVERYASFMDAFCRLTVERFDGSLKAEHATGRNIAPFLELEWGPRATELMWRTKRLIDPAGVLAPRVVLDRDPRAHVRGLKTIPRIEAIADPCIECGFCEPTCPSQDLTTTPRQRIVLRREMTRQPDGSPVRNGLLDAYGYDAVDTCAGDSTCKLACPVGIDTGALMKTFRHARHAPREERAAAFAARHFRALEVSLRLAVAAADRIGDRRVNAMTRAARKVVRPDLVPEWLPRMPGPAPSAMPRTARVGAVAVYYPACVNRVFGSPGDVSLARAVVAVSERAGRPVWIPDDVRGTCCATIWHSKGYDAGNAVMANRIVEAAWGWTAGGRLPLVVDASSCTLGIAREVVPYLTAENRELHAELRVVDSLVWAAEELLPHLTVHRTLGSAVLHPTCSMRHLGDEAQLRAVAEACADEVVVPDDAECCAFAGDRGMLHRELTESATREEAAFVTSRAFDAHLSANRMCEVGMDHTTGRDYRSALLALEHATRPTTPDTT; encoded by the coding sequence ATGCCTCTGCTGGAGCCCGACCCCGACCGTCTGCGCCCCGACGCGCAGCCCGGGGGACCGGCGGCCGACCGGGTCCCCGAGGACCGGGCCGGGGGGACTCCCGAGCCGCTGCGCGGCGAGCTGACCGCCCTGCTCGGCGCCGACAACGTGCTGACCGGGATCTCCGACCTCGTGCGTTACGCCTCCGACGCCAGCCCCTACCGCTTCGTGCCGCGGGTGGTGGTGGTCCCGGAGGACATCGACGACGTCTCGGCCGTGCTCTCGTACGCCCACGGCCGTAACCGCGACGTGGTCTTCCGGGCGGCCGGCACCTCGCTCAACGGCCAGGCGCAGGGCGAGGACATCCTCGTCGACGTCCGCCGGCACTGGACAGGCGTCGAGGTCCTGGACGGCGGAGCGCGGGTCCGGATCGCTCCCGGCACGACCGTCGCCCGGGTCAACGCCGCGCTCGTGCGGCACGGGCGCGTGCTCGGCCCCGATCCGGCCAGCGCGATCGCCTGCACGGTCGGAGGCGTGGTCGCGAACAACGCCTCGGGCATGACGGCCGGCACCACCCGCAACGCGTACGTCACCCTGGCCTCGCTCACGTTCGTCCTGCCGTCCGGCACGGTCGTGGACACGGCCGAACCGGACGCCGACGAGCGGCTGGAGCGAGCGGAACCGGCCCTGTGCGCCGGTCTCCTGGCGCTCAAGGCGGAGATCGAGGCGGACGCCGGGCTGGTCGACCGCATCCGGGCCAAGTACGCGATCAAGAACACCAACGGCTATCGCCTGGACGCCTTCCTGGACGGATCGACGCCCGTCGAGATCCTGCGCGGTCTGATGGTCGGCTCGCAGGGCACCTTCGGGTTCATCTCGGAGGTCGTGTTCGACACCCTGCCGCTGGACCGCCGGGTCTCCGCCGCGCTGCTCTTCTTCGCGTCGTTGCCGGCTGCGGCCGCCGCCGTGCCGCCGCTCACCGCCGCGGGCGCCTCGGCCGTCGAGCTGATGGACGGCAACACCCTGCGCGCCTCGGTGGCCGTCGAGGGCGTGCCCGGGGACTGGGCCGACCTGCCCGGCCCGACGGCCGCGCTGCTCGTGGAGTTCCGCGCCCCCGACGAGGCCGCGCAGGAGGCGTACGAGGAGCGGGCCCGCGCGGTGCTGGACGGCCTTCCGCTGGTGGCGCCGGTGCCCTCGGTGACGAACTCGCTCACCCGGGACCGGCGGACCGTCGCCGGATACTGGAACGCCCCCAAGGCGTTCGTCACGGCGGTCGGCGGCGCGCGGCCTTCCGGCACGACCCTCATCACGGAGGACTTCGCGGTACCGCCCGGGCGGCTCGCCGAGGCATGTGAGGCGCTGCTGGACCTCCAGGGCCGGCACGGCTTCGACGCCGCCGTCGCCGGGCACGCCGCCCACGGCAATCTGCACTTCCTGCTGGCCTTCGACGCCTCCGAGCCCGCCGACGTGGAACGGTACGCCTCCTTCATGGACGCGTTCTGCCGGCTCACCGTCGAACGCTTCGACGGCTCCCTGAAGGCCGAACACGCCACCGGGCGCAACATCGCGCCCTTCCTGGAGCTCGAATGGGGGCCCAGGGCCACGGAGTTGATGTGGCGTACGAAACGGCTGATCGACCCGGCCGGCGTGCTCGCGCCCCGCGTCGTGCTCGACCGTGATCCGCGTGCGCACGTCCGGGGCCTCAAGACGATCCCGCGGATCGAGGCGATCGCCGACCCCTGCATCGAGTGCGGTTTCTGCGAACCGACCTGTCCGAGCCAGGACCTGACGACCACACCACGCCAACGGATCGTGCTGCGCCGCGAGATGACACGCCAGCCCGACGGTTCACCGGTCCGGAACGGGCTCCTGGACGCCTACGGATACGACGCCGTGGACACCTGCGCGGGCGACTCGACCTGCAAGCTGGCCTGCCCTGTCGGCATCGACACGGGGGCTCTGATGAAGACGTTCCGGCACGCTCGGCACGCGCCGCGCGAGGAGAGGGCGGCCGCGTTCGCCGCGCGGCACTTCCGGGCGCTCGAAGTCTCCCTGCGACTGGCCGTCGCCGCCGCGGACCGGATCGGCGACCGGCGGGTGAACGCCATGACGAGGGCGGCCCGCAAGGTCGTACGCCCCGATCTCGTGCCCGAATGGCTGCCGCGGATGCCCGGGCCCGCGCCCTCCGCCATGCCCCGCACCGCGCGCGTGGGCGCGGTCGCCGTCTACTACCCGGCGTGCGTCAACCGCGTCTTCGGCAGTCCGGGAGACGTGTCGCTCGCGCGCGCCGTCGTCGCGGTCTCCGAGCGCGCGGGACGGCCGGTGTGGATTCCGGACGACGTACGGGGCACGTGCTGCGCGACGATCTGGCACTCCAAGGGGTACGACGCGGGCAACGCGGTGATGGCCAACCGCATCGTCGAGGCGGCCTGGGGCTGGACCGCCGGCGGCAGACTGCCCCTGGTCGTGGACGCCTCGTCGTGCACCCTCGGGATCGCGCGCGAGGTCGTGCCGTATCTGACCGCCGAAAACCGGGAGTTGCACGCCGAACTGCGGGTCGTCGACTCGCTGGTGTGGGCCGCCGAGGAACTGCTCCCCCACCTCACGGTGCACCGCACCCTCGGCTCCGCCGTCCTCCATCCCACCTGCTCCATGCGGCACTTGGGAGACGAGGCACAGCTGCGCGCGGTCGCCGAGGCATGTGCGGACGAGGTGGTCGTTCCCGACGACGCTGAGTGCTGTGCCTTCGCGGGCGACCGCGGCATGCTCCACAGGGAACTCACCGAGTCGGCCACCCGCGAGGAGGCGGCGTTCGTGACCTCGCGCGCGTTCGACGCCCACCTCTCGGCCAACCGGATGTGCGAGGTGGGCATGGATCACACGACGGGCCGCGACTACCGCTCCGCCCTCCTGGCACTGGAACACGCCACCCGCCCAACCACGCCGGACACGACCTAG
- a CDS encoding L,D-transpeptidase family protein, producing the protein MRKNGAMRTGLAAMVCGAIAVTLSACGAEGGGGGEMKGHAGAPGGIARKSAPAMDPTRIPDVGDRLQRRIPSDSRQVLAVYGEGKDSADSTAVLYTKSGAHWEKTRSWAAHNGKKGWTGDHHEDDKRSPVGVYTLSDAGGVLDDPGARLPYTQSETFQAPHYWAKSHWHDFDYVIAIDYNRLKGNPPDDPTRPWGDDKGGGIWLHLDHGSGTSACVSLPKSAMEYLLRTLDPEQHPVVVMGDKADLKA; encoded by the coding sequence ATGCGAAAGAACGGTGCGATGCGTACGGGGCTCGCGGCCATGGTCTGCGGGGCGATCGCGGTCACCCTCTCGGCCTGTGGCGCGGAGGGCGGAGGCGGCGGCGAGATGAAGGGCCATGCGGGGGCTCCCGGAGGGATCGCCCGAAAGAGTGCGCCCGCCATGGACCCGACGCGCATCCCGGACGTGGGCGACCGGCTCCAGCGGCGGATCCCCTCCGACTCCCGCCAGGTCCTGGCGGTGTACGGCGAGGGCAAGGACTCCGCGGACTCCACGGCCGTGCTGTACACGAAGTCCGGTGCGCACTGGGAGAAGACACGCAGCTGGGCCGCGCACAACGGGAAGAAGGGCTGGACCGGGGACCACCACGAGGACGACAAACGCAGTCCCGTCGGTGTGTACACACTGAGCGACGCCGGTGGCGTGCTCGACGATCCGGGCGCCCGGCTGCCGTACACCCAGTCGGAGACGTTCCAGGCCCCGCACTACTGGGCGAAGTCGCACTGGCACGACTTCGACTACGTCATCGCCATCGACTACAACCGCCTCAAGGGCAATCCGCCGGACGATCCGACCCGGCCCTGGGGCGACGACAAGGGCGGCGGCATCTGGCTGCACCTGGACCACGGCAGCGGCACGTCCGCGTGCGTGAGCCTGCCCAAGTCGGCCATGGAGTACCTCCTGCGCACCCTCGACCCGGAGCAGCACCCCGTGGTGGTGATGGGGGACAAGGCCGACCTGAAGGCCTAG
- a CDS encoding NAD(P)-binding domain-containing protein: MNDTGVSVREVDVVVVGAGQAGLAAAYHLRRTGFEPERDFVVLDHAPRPGGAWQFRWPSLTYGKVHGMHSLPGMDLKGADPDRPSSEVVAEYFETYERTFGLRVRRPVDVRAVREGTGGRLLVETGSGSWSTRALINATGTWDRPFWPRYPGQETFRGRQLHTAQYPGPEWFAGRRVIVVGGGASGTQHLMEISAHAAGTTWVTRRPPVFREGPFTEEFGRAAVALVEERVRQGLPPRSVVSVTGLPLNDAIRRALADGVLDRRPMFDRVTPDGVEWADGTRVDADVILWATGFRAAIDHLAPLRLRERGGGIRVEGTRVVADPRIHLVGYGPSASTIGANRAGRAAVRDIRRLLANERVAV, translated from the coding sequence GTGAACGACACCGGGGTGAGTGTGCGCGAGGTCGATGTGGTCGTCGTGGGAGCCGGGCAGGCCGGACTGGCGGCCGCCTACCACCTGCGGCGCACGGGTTTCGAGCCCGAGCGGGACTTCGTGGTGCTGGACCACGCGCCGCGTCCGGGCGGAGCCTGGCAGTTCCGCTGGCCCTCACTGACGTACGGCAAGGTCCACGGGATGCACTCCCTGCCCGGGATGGACCTCAAGGGCGCCGACCCGGACCGCCCGTCCTCCGAGGTCGTCGCCGAGTACTTCGAGACGTACGAGCGGACGTTCGGCCTGCGGGTGCGCAGGCCCGTCGACGTCCGGGCGGTCCGGGAGGGGACCGGCGGGCGGCTGCTCGTGGAGACCGGCTCCGGCAGCTGGTCGACGCGGGCGCTGATCAACGCGACGGGCACCTGGGACCGCCCCTTCTGGCCCCGCTATCCGGGCCAGGAGACGTTCCGCGGGCGGCAGTTGCACACGGCGCAGTACCCGGGGCCCGAGTGGTTCGCCGGGCGGCGTGTGATCGTCGTGGGCGGCGGCGCCTCCGGCACCCAGCATCTGATGGAGATCTCCGCCCACGCCGCCGGGACCACCTGGGTCACCCGGCGTCCCCCGGTCTTCCGCGAGGGGCCCTTCACCGAGGAGTTCGGGCGGGCCGCCGTCGCCCTCGTCGAGGAGCGGGTCCGGCAGGGGCTGCCGCCGCGGAGTGTCGTCTCGGTGACCGGGCTGCCGCTGAACGACGCGATCCGGCGGGCGCTGGCCGACGGGGTGCTGGACCGGCGGCCGATGTTCGACCGTGTCACCCCGGACGGCGTGGAGTGGGCGGACGGGACGCGCGTGGACGCGGACGTGATCCTGTGGGCGACCGGCTTCCGGGCCGCGATCGACCATCTGGCGCCGCTGCGGCTGCGCGAGCGGGGCGGAGGCATCCGCGTCGAGGGGACGCGCGTGGTCGCGGATCCGCGGATCCATCTGGTCGGCTACGGGCCCTCGGCGAGCACGATCGGCGCCAACAGGGCCGGCCGGGCGGCCGTACGGGACATCAGGCGGTTGCTGGCGAACGAACGGGTCGCCGTGTGA
- a CDS encoding ABC transporter ATP-binding protein — protein sequence MRPEQPTWNPPPADKDQPRQVRRILRLFRPYRGRLAIVGLLVGAASLVGVATPFLLKAILDTAIPQGRTGLLTLLALGMIASAVLSGVFGVLQTLISTTVGQRVMHDLRTAVYGRLQRMSLAFFTRTRTGEVQSRIANDIGGMQATVTSTATSLVSNLTSVVATIVAMVALDWRLTVVSLLLLPVFVWISRRVGNERKRITTQRQKQMAAMAATVTESLSVSGILLGRTMGRADSLTKSFAEESEGLVDLEVRSNMAGRWRMSVIGIVMAGMPAVIYWAAGVALQLGGPSISIGTLVAFVSLQQGLFRPTVSLLSTGVQIQTSLALFQRIFEYLDLPIDITEPENPVHLDQVKGEIRFEDVEFRYDDKGAPILEGIDITVPAGGSLAVVGPTGSGKSTLSYLVPRLYDVTGGRVTLDGVDVRDLDFDTIARAVGVVSQETYLFHASVADNLRFAKPDATDEELHAAARAAQIHDHIASLPDGYDTVVGERGHRFSGGEKQRLAIARTILRDPPVLILDEATSALDTRTEHAVQEAIDALSANRTTLTIAHRLSTIRGADQIVVLDSGRAVERGTHEELLAGEGRYAALVHRDAQLEPTR from the coding sequence TTGCGTCCCGAACAGCCCACCTGGAACCCGCCACCCGCCGACAAGGACCAACCACGGCAGGTGCGGCGCATTCTCCGCCTCTTCCGGCCCTACCGCGGCCGTCTCGCGATCGTCGGCCTGCTGGTGGGCGCCGCGTCCCTCGTGGGCGTGGCCACCCCCTTCCTGCTGAAGGCGATCCTGGACACCGCGATCCCGCAGGGGCGCACGGGCCTGCTGACCCTGCTCGCGCTCGGCATGATCGCGAGCGCCGTCCTGAGCGGTGTCTTCGGCGTCCTCCAGACCCTGATCTCCACCACCGTCGGCCAGCGCGTGATGCACGATCTGCGCACCGCCGTCTACGGCCGTCTCCAGCGCATGTCGCTCGCGTTCTTCACCAGGACGCGCACGGGCGAGGTCCAGTCCCGCATCGCCAACGACATCGGCGGGATGCAGGCGACCGTCACCTCGACCGCCACCTCGCTGGTCTCCAACCTCACCAGTGTCGTCGCCACGATCGTCGCGATGGTGGCCCTCGACTGGCGCCTGACCGTCGTCTCCCTGCTCCTGCTGCCGGTCTTCGTGTGGATCAGCCGCCGCGTCGGCAACGAACGCAAGAGGATCACCACCCAGCGCCAGAAGCAGATGGCGGCGATGGCCGCCACCGTCACCGAGTCGCTCTCCGTGAGCGGCATCCTGCTCGGGCGCACGATGGGCCGGGCCGACTCGCTGACGAAGTCCTTCGCCGAGGAGTCCGAGGGCCTGGTCGACCTCGAGGTGAGGTCGAACATGGCCGGACGCTGGCGCATGTCGGTCATCGGCATCGTCATGGCCGGCATGCCCGCCGTCATCTACTGGGCCGCGGGCGTGGCCCTCCAACTGGGCGGCCCCTCCATATCGATCGGCACGCTCGTCGCGTTCGTCTCGCTCCAGCAGGGCCTGTTCCGGCCGACGGTCAGCCTGCTGTCCACCGGTGTGCAGATCCAGACCTCACTCGCGCTGTTCCAGCGCATCTTCGAGTATCTCGACCTGCCCATCGACATCACCGAGCCCGAGAACCCCGTCCACCTGGACCAGGTCAAGGGCGAGATCCGCTTCGAGGACGTCGAGTTCCGCTACGACGACAAGGGTGCCCCGATCCTCGAAGGCATCGACATCACGGTCCCGGCCGGCGGCAGCCTCGCCGTCGTCGGTCCCACCGGCTCGGGCAAGTCGACGCTCAGTTATCTGGTGCCCCGGCTGTACGACGTCACCGGCGGCCGGGTGACCCTCGACGGGGTCGACGTCCGGGACCTCGACTTCGACACCATCGCGCGCGCGGTCGGCGTGGTCTCCCAGGAGACGTACCTCTTCCACGCCTCGGTCGCCGACAACCTTCGCTTCGCCAAGCCCGACGCCACCGACGAGGAACTGCACGCGGCGGCGCGGGCGGCCCAGATCCACGACCACATAGCCTCGCTGCCCGACGGGTACGACACGGTCGTCGGCGAACGCGGGCACCGGTTCTCCGGCGGTGAGAAGCAGCGCCTCGCCATCGCCCGCACCATCCTGCGCGACCCGCCCGTGCTCATCCTCGACGAGGCGACCAGCGCCCTGGACACCCGGACCGAGCACGCCGTCCAGGAGGCCATCGACGCCCTGTCGGCCAACCGCACCACGCTCACCATCGCGCACCGGCTGTCCACGATCCGAGGCGCCGATCAGATCGTCGTCCTCGACTCGGGCCGTGCCGTCGAGCGCGGCACGCACGAGGAGTTGCTGGCGGGGGAGGGACGCTATGCCGCACTCGTCCACCGGGACGCCCAACTGGAGCCGACAAGATGA
- a CDS encoding ABC transporter ATP-binding protein: MIGVAPPAYDPAAPTTANTLPVGAPATVRAYVTELFRRHRRAFLLLVAVNTVAVVASMAGPYLLGSVVERVSDHARDLHLGVTAALFAVALLVQAAFVRQVRLRGAMLGERMLADLREDFLVRSVGLPPGVLERAGTGDLLSRITTDIDRLGNAMREAVPQLAIGVVWAALLLGGLAVTAPVLAPAVLVAVPVLVMGCRWYFKRAPAAYRSEAAGYAAVAAVLAETVDAGRTVEAHRLGTSRIELSDRRVREWTAWERYTLWLRSVLFPVVNITHVTVLCSVLMIGGWLALQGWIGVGQLTTGALIAQMLVDPVGLILRWYDELQVAQVSLARLVGVRDIEPDAGDPAVAPEGRDVHADRVHFGYREGVDVLREVSLAVPPGTRLALVGPSGAGKSTLGRLLAGIYAPREGRITLGGAELSRMPAEEVRAHVALVNQEHHVFVGSLRDNLLLAVPRSRQHQDEEQGQHEEQQPEQASAPGPAPKVGEGVSAPASVDARLWAALGAVDAAGWVRALDDALDTEVGSGGFALTPAQAQQIALARLVLADPHTLVLDEATSLLDPRAARHLERSLARVLDGRTVIAIAHRLHTAHDADVIAVVENGRISELGSHDQLVAADGAYAALWRSWHG; encoded by the coding sequence ATGATCGGCGTGGCGCCACCGGCGTACGACCCGGCCGCCCCGACGACGGCGAACACCCTGCCGGTCGGCGCGCCCGCGACCGTACGCGCCTACGTCACCGAGCTGTTCCGACGGCACCGCAGGGCCTTCCTGCTCCTGGTGGCCGTCAACACCGTGGCCGTCGTGGCCTCGATGGCCGGGCCCTATCTGCTGGGCTCGGTGGTCGAACGGGTCTCGGACCACGCGCGCGACCTCCATCTGGGGGTCACCGCCGCCCTCTTCGCCGTCGCGCTCCTCGTCCAGGCCGCGTTCGTCCGCCAGGTGCGGCTGCGCGGTGCGATGCTCGGCGAGCGGATGCTGGCGGATCTGCGCGAGGACTTTCTCGTGCGGTCGGTCGGTCTGCCGCCCGGCGTCCTCGAACGGGCCGGGACGGGCGACCTGCTGTCCCGCATCACCACCGACATCGACCGGCTCGGGAACGCGATGCGCGAGGCCGTGCCCCAACTGGCCATCGGTGTGGTGTGGGCCGCGCTCCTGCTCGGCGGTCTCGCCGTGACCGCCCCGGTTCTCGCTCCCGCCGTCCTGGTCGCCGTTCCGGTGCTGGTGATGGGCTGCCGCTGGTACTTCAAGCGGGCGCCCGCCGCCTACCGCTCGGAGGCGGCCGGCTACGCCGCCGTCGCCGCCGTTCTCGCCGAGACGGTCGACGCCGGGCGCACCGTCGAGGCGCACCGTCTGGGCACGAGCCGCATCGAGCTGTCGGACCGCCGGGTCCGGGAGTGGACGGCTTGGGAGCGCTACACACTCTGGCTGCGGTCGGTGCTCTTCCCGGTCGTCAACATCACGCATGTGACCGTGCTCTGCTCGGTCCTGATGATCGGCGGGTGGCTCGCCCTCCAGGGCTGGATCGGGGTGGGCCAGCTGACGACGGGCGCGCTGATCGCCCAGATGCTCGTGGACCCGGTCGGGCTGATCCTGCGCTGGTACGACGAGCTCCAGGTGGCTCAGGTCTCGCTGGCGCGCCTGGTCGGCGTCCGGGACATCGAGCCGGACGCGGGCGATCCCGCCGTGGCCCCGGAGGGGCGTGACGTCCACGCCGACCGGGTGCACTTCGGCTACCGGGAGGGCGTGGACGTGCTGCGGGAGGTCTCCCTGGCGGTTCCGCCCGGCACCCGGCTCGCTCTGGTGGGCCCGTCCGGCGCGGGCAAGTCCACGCTGGGCAGGCTGCTCGCCGGAATCTACGCCCCCCGGGAGGGCCGGATCACCCTCGGCGGCGCCGAGCTGTCCCGCATGCCCGCGGAGGAGGTCCGGGCGCATGTGGCCCTCGTCAACCAGGAGCACCACGTGTTCGTGGGCTCCCTGCGCGACAACCTGCTGCTGGCCGTTCCCCGCTCCCGGCAGCACCAGGACGAGGAGCAGGGGCAGCACGAGGAGCAGCAGCCGGAACAGGCTTCGGCCCCAGGTCCGGCGCCGAAGGTGGGCGAAGGCGTCTCCGCCCCGGCCTCCGTCGACGCCCGCCTGTGGGCCGCTCTGGGCGCGGTCGACGCGGCCGGATGGGTACGGGCACTGGACGACGCCCTGGACACCGAGGTCGGCTCGGGCGGGTTCGCGCTGACTCCGGCCCAGGCCCAGCAGATCGCACTGGCCCGGCTGGTCCTCGCCGATCCGCACACTCTGGTCCTGGACGAGGCGACCTCCCTCCTGGACCCACGGGCGGCCCGCCATCTGGAACGCTCGCTGGCCCGCGTCCTGGACGGCCGCACCGTCATCGCGATCGCGCACCGTCTCCACACCGCCCATGACGCGGACGTCATCGCCGTCGTCGAGAACGGCCGCATCAGCGAACTCGGCAGCCACGATCAACTGGTCGCCGCTGACGGGGCGTACGCGGCGCTCTGGAGGTCCTGGCACGGGTGA
- a CDS encoding ABC transporter ATP-binding protein, with protein sequence MQIQDLPYPDPGVPDARSGPRFLWWLGRNQLGGQFKALAWGLLHFLAVSALPFCVGLAVQSVVDRSGTRLALTGALMAACGACIALGELMLHRTAVTNWITAAARVQQLLARRTALLGSALTRRVAAGEVVAVSTGDVEKIGWFVEAVSRFTAAAVTVVVVCVALTVYQPALGVIVAVGVPVLAVAVLPLLPRATRRADFQREKAGRATELASDTVAGLRVLRGIGGEELFLDRYRRASQEVRRAAVRSARMWALISAIQVLLPGLLMIAVVWRGVQLARDGRIEVGELVTVYSAVMLLTYPLRHFEEIAMAYSFSRPSARRAARVLSLERAMDSGGSLAGQVPSGDLYDPVTGLLAPSGRFTAVVCGDPDAAGLLAERLGGHASEPTEERPDGAPKTASVVLGGVPLDELPLECARTAVLVQDKDPVLLSGSLSELLDVPASGLVSAEAALSAAQCGDVLEALAQGSLGAEDAMEARVTERGRSLSGGQRQRLALARSLITDPEVLVLDEPTSAVDSHTEARIADGVRSLRAGRTTVVFTSSPLLLDHADRVVLVHEGEVAAVGLHRELVQSEPRYRAVVTRETEEGAAGELTGRAPLGEVTADDEAVLDGVLEEIEEKA encoded by the coding sequence ATGCAGATCCAAGACCTTCCGTATCCCGATCCGGGTGTGCCCGACGCACGCTCAGGTCCCCGATTCCTGTGGTGGTTGGGACGGAATCAGCTCGGCGGACAGTTCAAGGCGTTGGCCTGGGGGCTGCTGCACTTCCTGGCCGTGTCCGCGCTGCCGTTCTGCGTCGGCCTCGCCGTCCAGTCCGTCGTCGACCGCTCCGGCACCCGGCTGGCTCTTACCGGAGCGCTGATGGCCGCGTGCGGCGCGTGCATCGCCCTGGGCGAACTCATGCTGCACCGCACCGCCGTCACCAACTGGATCACCGCGGCGGCGCGCGTCCAGCAGCTGCTGGCCCGCAGAACCGCGCTGCTCGGCTCCGCGCTCACCCGGCGCGTCGCGGCGGGCGAGGTGGTCGCGGTCTCCACCGGCGACGTCGAGAAGATCGGCTGGTTCGTGGAGGCCGTGTCCCGCTTCACGGCGGCCGCGGTGACGGTCGTGGTGGTGTGTGTGGCGCTGACCGTCTACCAGCCGGCCCTGGGGGTGATCGTCGCCGTGGGCGTACCGGTGCTGGCGGTGGCCGTACTGCCGCTGCTGCCCCGTGCCACCCGGCGCGCCGACTTCCAGCGGGAGAAGGCGGGCCGGGCCACCGAGCTGGCCTCCGACACCGTGGCGGGCCTGCGGGTGCTGCGCGGAATCGGCGGCGAGGAACTCTTCCTCGACCGCTACCGCCGCGCCTCGCAGGAGGTCCGCCGGGCCGCCGTACGCAGCGCGCGCATGTGGGCGCTGATCTCGGCGATCCAGGTGCTTCTGCCCGGTCTGCTGATGATCGCCGTCGTCTGGCGGGGCGTGCAGCTGGCCCGGGACGGCCGGATCGAGGTCGGCGAACTCGTCACCGTGTACAGCGCGGTCATGCTGCTCACCTACCCCTTGCGCCATTTCGAGGAAATCGCCATGGCCTACTCCTTCTCTCGCCCGTCGGCCAGGCGAGCGGCACGGGTGCTGTCCCTCGAACGGGCCATGGACAGCGGCGGTTCACTCGCCGGGCAGGTGCCGAGCGGCGATCTGTACGACCCGGTGACCGGTCTGCTCGCTCCCTCGGGCAGGTTCACCGCCGTGGTCTGCGGTGATCCGGACGCGGCGGGCCTGCTGGCCGAACGGCTCGGCGGCCATGCCTCCGAACCGACCGAGGAGAGGCCCGACGGCGCGCCGAAGACCGCGTCGGTGGTCCTCGGGGGCGTGCCGCTGGACGAGCTGCCTCTGGAGTGCGCCCGCACCGCCGTCCTCGTCCAGGACAAGGACCCGGTGCTGCTGTCCGGCTCCCTGAGCGAACTGCTCGACGTGCCCGCGTCAGGTCTCGTGAGCGCCGAGGCGGCCCTGTCCGCCGCGCAGTGCGGCGACGTGCTGGAAGCTCTCGCCCAGGGCTCGCTCGGCGCGGAGGATGCGATGGAAGCGCGCGTCACCGAGCGCGGGCGCTCCCTGTCCGGTGGCCAGCGCCAGCGTCTCGCGCTGGCCCGGTCCCTGATCACGGACCCGGAGGTACTCGTCCTGGACGAGCCCACGTCCGCCGTCGACTCGCACACCGAGGCCCGGATCGCCGATGGGGTGCGCTCCCTGCGCGCCGGGCGCACGACCGTGGTCTTCACCTCGTCCCCGCTGCTCCTGGACCACGCGGACCGGGTCGTCCTGGTCCATGAGGGCGAGGTCGCCGCGGTGGGTCTGCACCGCGAGCTGGTGCAGAGCGAGCCGCGGTACCGGGCCGTGGTGACCCGGGAGACCGAGGAGGGGGCCGCCGGAGAACTCACGGGCCGGGCTCCTCTCGGCGAGGTGACCGCGGACGACGAGGCCGTCCTTGACGGCGTACTGGAAGAGATCGAGGAGAAGGCATGA